A genomic stretch from Dama dama isolate Ldn47 chromosome 10, ASM3311817v1, whole genome shotgun sequence includes:
- the LOC133063249 gene encoding putative olfactory receptor 1F12P: MDNFLLTAMAYDRYVAICQPLHYSTTMSLPACALMLGSAWLIANLHSLLHTLLMARLDFCASNVIPYFFCDLVPLLQLSCSNTLPNQLMILLAGGPIVLIPFLSILVSYIHIVSAVLRVPSARGKQKAFSTCGSHLAVVILFYGTITGVYLSPSPSHSADKDSLASVMYMVVTPTLNPFIYCLRNKDMKGALWKLVSVKAALHGL; encoded by the coding sequence ATGGACAACTTCCTCCTGACGGCCATGGCTTATGACCGCTACGTGGCGATATGCCAGCCCCTGCACTACTCCACGACGATGAGTCTGCCAGCCTGTGCCCTGATGCTCGGGAGCGCCTGGCTCATTGCCAACCTCCACTCCCTGCTGCACACCCTCCTCATGGCCCGGCTGGACTTCTGTGCCAGCAACGTCATCCCTTACTTCTTCTGTGACCTTGTTCCCCTGCTCCAGCTCTCCTGCTCCAACACCCTGCCCAATCAACTCATGATTCTGCTAGCGGGGGGCCCGATCGTCCTCATCCCCTTCCTCAGCATCCTCGTCTCCTACATCCACATTGTGTCTGCTGTGCTCAGGGTCCCATCTGCCCGGGGAAAACAGAAGGCATTCTCTACCTGTGGCTCCCACCTTGCTGTGGTCATCCTCTTCTATGGGACCATCACAGGGGTCTACCTGAGTCCCTCACCCTCCCACTCGGCTGACAAGGATTCACTGGCTTCAGTAATGTACATGGTGGTCACCCCCACGCTGAATCCCTTTATCTACTGCCTGAGGAACAAGGACATGAAGGGAGCTCTGTGGAAACTGGTCAGTGTAAAGGCTGCACTCCATGGCCTATGA